The following coding sequences lie in one Chanos chanos chromosome 4, fChaCha1.1, whole genome shotgun sequence genomic window:
- the bloc1s2 gene encoding biogenesis of lysosome-related organelles complex 1 subunit 2 isoform X1 has translation MAAMGEKAAAMDSISRAPAPPSALNLATDTAVRGENTCPEGATEPTTTAPKKPNDGGVETAEEATEPAEQDINELCKDMFEKMAIFLQGELTATCEDYKLLENMNKLTSLKYMEMKDISVNISRNLQDLNQKYASLQPYLDQINHIEEQVTALEQAAYKLDTYSKKLEAKFKKLEKR, from the exons ATGGCCGCGATGGGGGAGAAGGCAGCTGCCATGGACAGCATTTCTAGAGCTCCCGCTCCACCGTCCGCCCTGAACCTCGCGACAGACACGGCTGTGAGGGGAGAAAACACTTGTCCTGAAGGTGCAACGGAACCGACAACAACTGCTCCTAAAAAGCCCA ATGACGGAGGTGTGGAGACCGCGGAGGAGGCGACCGAGCCAGCAGAGCAAGACATTAATGAGCTGTGTAAGGACATGTTTGAGAAAATGGCGATCTTTCTGCAGGGAGAACTCACAG cTACATGTGAGGACTACAAGTTACTGGAGAACATGAACAAACTCACAAGTCTGAAGTACATGGAGATGAAGGACATATCAGTCAACATCAGCCGAAACCTGCAAGACCTTAATCAGAAAT ACGCCAGCTTGCAGCCCTATCTGGACCAGATCAATCACATTGAGGAGCAGGTGACTGCTCTGGAACAGGCAGCTTACAAACTGGACACTTACTCTAAGAAACTGG AGGCCAAGTTCAAAAAACTGGAGAAGcggtga
- the bloc1s2 gene encoding biogenesis of lysosome-related organelles complex 1 subunit 2 isoform X2: MAAMGEKAAAMDSISRAPAPPSALNLATDTAVRGENTCPEGATEPTTTAPKKPSNNNDGGVETAEEATEPAEQDINELCKDMFEKMAIFLQGELTATCEDYKLLENMNKLTSLKYMEMKDISVNISRNLQDLNQKYASLQPYLDQINHIEEQVTALEQAAYKLDTYSKKLEAKFKKLEKR, translated from the exons ATGGCCGCGATGGGGGAGAAGGCAGCTGCCATGGACAGCATTTCTAGAGCTCCCGCTCCACCGTCCGCCCTGAACCTCGCGACAGACACGGCTGTGAGGGGAGAAAACACTTGTCCTGAAGGTGCAACGGAACCGACAACAACTGCTCCTAAAAAGCCCAGTAACAATA ATGACGGAGGTGTGGAGACCGCGGAGGAGGCGACCGAGCCAGCAGAGCAAGACATTAATGAGCTGTGTAAGGACATGTTTGAGAAAATGGCGATCTTTCTGCAGGGAGAACTCACAG cTACATGTGAGGACTACAAGTTACTGGAGAACATGAACAAACTCACAAGTCTGAAGTACATGGAGATGAAGGACATATCAGTCAACATCAGCCGAAACCTGCAAGACCTTAATCAGAAAT ACGCCAGCTTGCAGCCCTATCTGGACCAGATCAATCACATTGAGGAGCAGGTGACTGCTCTGGAACAGGCAGCTTACAAACTGGACACTTACTCTAAGAAACTGG AGGCCAAGTTCAAAAAACTGGAGAAGcggtga